GACGCTTCCTTTTTCTATAGTTTTATAAATTCATCCACCAGCCTCGCCCAACGGTCCCTGACTACCTGCAATTTCACACactatatatatctatattcaACAACCGCATCTTTACCCCAAATctaataattcaattataaactaaattataatGAACAGAGAAGATATTTATATGCATAGTGGAATTTTACTTTATTGTCTGCCTTTTTCTTATCATTGAATTTTGTATTAAATTCATGCtccttttaacattttaattgttaCATGTATCTCCATTGCAAATGGAATGATGGTGTGAATCCCTAGATGATGATAGTGATGGCAATTCCCAAACCCTAGCTCTATCACAACTCTttaattttttcttatatttcaaattaattatttttctcttttttattcacAATCGTCTGTAAATAGTATCCCTTTAAACAATTACCCATCATTCAAAAAAAACTGAACATATTGTAGAAGAGGTGCAATTATTGGAAGGTGAAAGTTTTTAAACCCACTTGTTTGCAACTATTAATGAGGTTTATGGGGAGATGGGTTTTTGATCCGTACACAAATATTCATTATACCACACTAGCTGGAAACTTGATCTGTCGGGACCATACATacacatgcatgcatacatacatacatacatacaattgTTGAATAAGAGAATTTAATAGTGGTAATTCGAAAAAAGAGACCAGCAACGTTGAACAGTAAGTGTCTGAATGTCTGGAATATataaattgtttgtttttaaGAGAGAAAACacccttttcctttttatttatttatttattttaaatttggcgGACTGTTATGCTGCTGCCCTATTAAAACTGGAGTGTGGGTTGGTGCAGATAGAGACGGGGAACTGAAAGAATGAGCCCTTCAATGAAGGAAACATCATTAGAAACAATGGAGAAAAAGGGTGAGGATGTTAATGGGATAATGAAGAAGGAGCAAGATAAGTTGTTCGATCCAAGTGAAGCCCCTCCTTTCCGTATTAATGATATCCGAGCTGCTATTCCAAAGCACTGTTGGGTCAAGAACCCTTGGAGGTCTATGAGTTATGTTTTCAGGGACGCCATTGTCATCTCTGCACTCTTAGCAGCTGCACTTTATTTCCGTAGCTGGTTCTTTTGGCCTTTCTACTGGGTTGCCCAAGGGACCATGTTTTGGGCTGTCTTTGTCCTTGGACATGATTGGTACAACGACTCATTTTATCAATCTCTTTTTCACTTCCATTTTCCATTTCGGTTAATTAACTCCTgggatttttgtttttgtttttgcagTGGACATGGAAGCTTCTCTGATAATCCCATACTTAATAACGTGATGGGACATATCTTACATTCTACCATCCTTGTTCCTTACCATGGATGGTAAGTTCATTAATTGATTAGCTCAACATTTGTTCTTCATATACTATGGAACTTCATTTGAACAATTTTTTATATAGGAGAATAAGCCATAGAACTCACCATCAAAACCATGGAAATGTGGAGAAGGATGAGTCTTGGGTTCCGGTATGTATATCGAATTGAATTCAGTTAGTTCATGCAGTCGAAAaccaaacttatatatatatatttaatttcagaTGTCCGAAGATCTTTATAATAGTTTGAGCAGCAGGACCAAGTTTCTGAGATTCAAAATCCCATTCCCCCTATTTGCATACCCTGTCTATTTGGTGAGAGACATTGATTGAAATGCAAAAGATGATTTTAACAATTAGTCATGATTTAACAAGATTGAAGTAAATAAACATTGGGTAAATTTTGGATATGCAGTGGCACAGAAGTCCAGGAAAGACAGGATCTCACTTCAACCCATACAGCAACTTGTTTGCTCCCCAAGAACGGAAACATATAATGACATCAACAACCTGTTGGATAGCAATGGTGGTTTTCCTTGTGTATTTATCCTCTGTAATCGGTCCATCCATGACATTCAAGCTCTACGGTGTTCCCTACTTGGTATGCCACTTCTACCAaattcacaatatatatatatctctgaGTAATGAATATATGATTGTTACCATTTCCATTAGATTTTCGTGGCATGGCTGGATGTGGTGACTTACCTTCATCACCATGGATACGAGCAGAAGCTTCCTTGGTATCGTGGCAAGGTAGTAATTACAACCCGCCCCCTCCATTGCATTTGACACTATCAATGATTTTGTTTGTGTGACGACTATCAGGAATGGAGTTACCTGAGAGGAGGGCTTACAACAATAGACCGTGATTATGGTATATTCAATGGTATCCACCATGACATTGGCACCCATGTCATTCATCATCTCTTTCCTCAGATCCCCCATTATCACTTAGTCGAAGCTGTAAGTATTCTcaatttttgggttaattttagaTTACTCCTCAAAATGTTTCCATCACCTAGCAGTAAGCTTGAAAACGGGGTGTGGTGCAGACAAAAGCAGCGAAACCGGTGATAGGAAAATACTACCGGGAGCCGAAGAAATCAGGGCCGATTCCGTTTCACTTAATAGAGAATCTAGTGTCGAGCATGAAACAAGATCATTACGTGAGCAACAGCGGAGAGATTGTATTTTATCAGACGGATCCCAACCTGTTTTCTCCTCCCAAATCCGCATGAGCCATTTTATTTAGAGATCATAGAGCTGAAACAAACAAGGGCCTTCATTCTTTTCGCTTTTAGAAGGGACTttgtatttgtttttgttttgttttgttttttttttctttttgtgtctTCAAAATAATTAAGGTTGAAGTTCCTGTAGTCTCATCAAAAACATGATTATTGTTACCAAACATATACACGGTACTGTAGGAGAATGAaatacaaattttattattatataataaaaaaatataaaaacttttggattctttcattcttttatttatattttccatTGAACAAATATAATTTCATAGATTGATTATCAGCACATGATCTCACATGTCATCTACATCCTTTATATATATAGCAATCGACAATTACATGTGGATCTTACAGCCTTTCACAAAAGTAGCCAGGGCATGGGGCAAGAATAGTTATCCCTGTCTTCTGAGATTTCCAGAAAATAAGAACAgacctatttttattttaggttaaattttataaaacatcAATCCActccataaatatatatatatatacaaaaattcaaccttaataataataaatattttaaaaaataaataaatttcaaaaaagaaaaattataaatttttttagaaagttTATCATTATAgtagtaaattaaaattttaacagtttatCCAATTTTTCcgtccaaaaataaataatttgactaaattttaaaagttgatgGTCAAAATGACCTAAAAAGAATAAGagctaaaataacaaaatgagtAAATATTAAAAgtcaaattaattattatactttagaaaaatattatatttgattctatgtttcgtatttttttttaaactgtaCATGTCACGATCATcatatgttttcaaaattacatatcaaattaaaataatatagagAATGAATCTGTCAAGAAGACATAGTATAAGGACTGTTTATggaatttaacttttattttatttactgtCAGTCAAAACAAGAAAATGAGAAGTTGGATTACCATAAACTTGATTTGTCCTAATGTTCTAGTTATACGAATATTTAGAACCAGCAAACTTGGAAcattatggttttattttattgttttactaaATTAAGAGAACCATTAAGATTAAGAAATCCAACACCAACTTAAAATAATCTCACTTCTGCTCAACAATCACATCCAAagatccatttccatttatttttccaACTAAATATGGAATGTTGGGATTGATTTGcaggaaaaaaatataaagaggaGAAAAAGCTATCTGATCTTCCACTTTACCAATACAGAAAAAGCACAAAGAACATATAAGCAAGTTGCCacttaaaatatgtatatattcattgAATGATGCAGTTGTTCCAGGTACATTAAATATGTACAACCCCACCAAGTGAAAAATATATGCTCAAGAAAGTAGAAAAACCAATACATCTTGCTTCCATTTGCATATTGAAATAAATACAACTCTGAAATTAGACTAATTGCAACTTGGCCTAACTACCCACTTCTGCAAATCATTCATCACTTCTAatcgaaaccttttgttttcatCACTTTGTATTAAccccaattaaaaaaaatctagtaAGGTTTAACTTAGGATACAATGGTGGGGCTAGCTTTGCGTCTAGGCCATCATCTGCTCTTGCTCCATATACGATTGCTCCACCCAAGCAGGGAACATCGCTGAATCCCTTCTGTTAACTTGATATTGTTGTTGCTGCTCGTCCTCGAAACTAAGCTGCTCTGAAGAGGTGTCCTTCAGTAAAGACTGGACCCAAGACACATCTGGCTCGTTCGAAGTTGGTGACATTGACTGTGATGGATTACCAAAATTGGTGTCACTATTTTGAAACGCCAAAGAAGGTTTCTTTAGTTTATTTAGCTCATCCCCCTGTACACCCCAGTCTAGTTTTCCATCAAGCAAACTccaatttgaaaatttactagGCATTGCACTTGCGGAAGAACCTGGTGAAGAAAACCCTAAATGATGATTTACCGTAGTATGCTCCATAAAGCCCTGGCTCCAGTTTGCAAAGGCAATTGGCCTTGGACTCAAAACTGTAGTTGCAGTTGGCTTAGATGGCTCAACCCTAAAGGATTGAGATGCTCTCACAGGAGGGGCTGCTAGGCTGGTTGGGTAGCTAGCATGGAGTTGCTCGTCCATATTCTGAGGCATTTGAACTCCGGTGGGAGACTGCAGTTGATGAGTCGAAGCGTCAAGTGAGATTCCTTGTAATTGTGGTAAACTAGTAAGATCCAGAGGCTTCATTCCTTTAAACCGATTTAATTCGCTAGTTTGATCTGCAGAAGCAGAAAAGGCTGAAGTAGTGGACAAGGGGTTGTTCCAGTTGGTTGGGGAAGAAAGACCAGGTATCTCATCCATTAGTTGTTGTTTTTGCCGGCGAAGATGACTTTCCCGCCCAAGTTGTTCTATGTTTAATTCCAAATTTCGAGCACATCGTGCAGCTTTTAGCTTACTACCATGAAGCTGCAAGGTTGGAATGATGTTAGACTGGTTTG
This window of the Gossypium hirsutum isolate 1008001.06 chromosome A09, Gossypium_hirsutum_v2.1, whole genome shotgun sequence genome carries:
- the LOC107889065 gene encoding omega-3 fatty acid desaturase, endoplasmic reticulum-like, whose protein sequence is MSPSMKETSLETMEKKGEDVNGIMKKEQDKLFDPSEAPPFRINDIRAAIPKHCWVKNPWRSMSYVFRDAIVISALLAAALYFRSWFFWPFYWVAQGTMFWAVFVLGHDCGHGSFSDNPILNNVMGHILHSTILVPYHGWRISHRTHHQNHGNVEKDESWVPMSEDLYNSLSSRTKFLRFKIPFPLFAYPVYLWHRSPGKTGSHFNPYSNLFAPQERKHIMTSTTCWIAMVVFLVYLSSVIGPSMTFKLYGVPYLIFVAWLDVVTYLHHHGYEQKLPWYRGKEWSYLRGGLTTIDRDYGIFNGIHHDIGTHVIHHLFPQIPHYHLVEATKAAKPVIGKYYREPKKSGPIPFHLIENLVSSMKQDHYVSNSGEIVFYQTDPNLFSPPKSA